In Struthio camelus isolate bStrCam1 chromosome 35, bStrCam1.hap1, whole genome shotgun sequence, the DNA window TGAGATCCTGGCTTCAGTCCCAATTCTCGTGCCCAGCGGCTCCCGCCTCAGAGGCAGGGCGATCCCGGGCCTCGCTGGTGGGAGCGGAGGGTCCGGTACTGGTGGGGAACTGGTGGTTCTGCTCTCTGTGGGGAAACTCCCCCCGCAACTTCGGGTCAGATACGGGGGGAGAGGGGAACTGACTGCCCTTGTCCTGGCCGCAGCCAAGAAATTTGCTGAGAACCAACCCAAGAAAGACACCCCCAAGAAGGAGAAGCCggtcaaggaggagaaaaagcaggagaagaaggaagagaagaagccgGCGCCCGAGGAAGAGCTGGATGAGTGCGACCAGGCCCTGGCTGCTGAGCCCAAATCCAAGGATCCTTTTGCACACCTGCCCAAGAGGTGAGGGCCCTGCGAgggcggctgctgccgccgccggggggaaGCGACGGCTCCGTCCTGGTGCGGATGGAGCTTCTGGCGCGCTGGGAGCCGGGAGGGGGACGCTCCCCGGCGTCCGTCCGCGGGGCGTGGAGCTGCCTGcgtcttctgctttttttcccccctctgctgaAGCTGGCCTCTCTGGGCCTGCCGCCACCGGCGCTTGTTTGTGCCAGAGACAGCGGGGATGCGGCCAGCCCCCTCCCTGCCACGGGCTGGATGGAAAAGGGCAAAGCTGCTTTTCCAGAAcagcgagggggaggggggaggcggagCAGGACTCGGGGGCGCTCCTCGGCCCTCGGGTCTGGCAGCCCCTGCCTGAAACCCGAGCCGGGGCTGCTGAGGGCCGCGCCGGTTGTCCTGTCTTCTCCGGCCACCAGAGAGCAGCCGCCGGGTGCGGGCACCGAGCCCGGGCTGCGTCCCACGCCCTTCTGCTCGCGCCCCGACGCGCCGGGAGAGGGCGCGCGGGCGAGCACGGCGCTCCGCGCTCGGGGGGCCGGGAGGTTCCCCCGCCTGAGAGCCCTCTTCTGCCGCAGTCCCTTCGTCATGGACGAGTTCAAGCGGAAGTATTCTAACGAAGACACGCTGACCGTGGCCCTGCCTCACTTCTGGGAGCACTTTGACAAGGAGGGTTGGTCCATTTGGTACGCGGAGTACCGCTTCCCCGAGGAGCTGACCCAGACCTTCATGAGCTGTAACCTCATCACAGGTGAGACGGCCGCACAGCTCCCGTCCCGGCGGCTCGTGGACGCCGCTGGATGCCTCCCGACCGACTGCTGCTCCTCTTTTCCAGGCATGTTCCAGCGGCTGGACAAGCTGCGTAAAAACGCCTTTGCCAGCGTCATCCTCTTCGGTACCAACAACGACAGCAGCATCTCCGGCGTCTGGGTCTTCCGGGGCCAGGAGCTGGCCTTCCCGGTGAGCGTCCGAGCCTCCGGCACACGCGGCGACGGGGGAGCCGTCCTGGCCCTGGGAGGCGTCTGCTCCGCCTGCGCCGCGTTGCTTGGCCGTCACCTTCCTCCCACGGAGCCGGTTTGGGAGTCCCCCGGCTGTTTTGGGAGACGGTGGTTGGCTTGTACCTGGGCTGTTCCCAGCCCTCCGTTGCCTTTGGGGTCTTGTTTTTCCTTGTCCTGCCAAACGGAGAAAGATTTTTGCGCTACAGCTTCTGCTTCTCGCTTTTGGGGGAGCAGCTGGGACTGGGGAGAGGCGGAAACTGGGGAGCCAGGCGGCGCAAGGAGCGCGTCCCTCGGCCCGTGGAgagggagggggctggagggccgtGGCTTAcacccagttttttttttttttgtgtgctgctGACCTTTTCCTGCCACCTCTCTTCCAGCTGAGTCCCGACTGGCAGGTGGATTACGAGTCCTACACCTGGAGGAAGCTGGACAGCGACAGCGAGGAGTGCAAGACGCTGGTCAAGGAGTATTTCATGTGGGAGGGAGACTTCAAACACGTCGGCAAATCCTTCAACCAGGGCAAGATCTTCAAATGAGGCCGCTGCTGCGTGCAGCGCCGCACGGACTGAGCGAGGAGGGTGAGGCCTGGTGGCCGGAGCGCTCCcaggctgctgggagctgctctctGAGGTGGGGACTGGGACAAACATCTGTGACCCGATCGAAAATAAACCCCCGGCTGTGCTAGTATCCAGGCTCTGTCGTCTGTGAGCAGGCGGGTGGATGGCACTGAAAGACCCTGGGCTCCCTGCTTGTGCTGAATCCCTTCCTGGGAGGAGAAGTGACTTGAGCCGAGACCCTTcctgggggagggaggtgtgCGTTGCCTGGGCCTCGCTCCCTGCAGGGGGGAGGTGAGCGCAGGGCAAGGCCTTTCTGGCACTCTTCTCCCAGGATTTGAGGCTTGGGACAGCGCTCTGCCCCGTGTCCCCGTAGGGCTGACCCCCGGCCGTCGGTACCGCGCCGTGTCCCTGCCGCCTGGGACGGATGGAGGCGGGGGGCAGACGGCGCTTCTcttgcctcccggctgcagcgcGAGCAGCTCTCGCCCTCGGCTCTCGCAGCGACGGCAGCAACACCTCCTGCCTTGGCCTTTCCCTTCCTagcagcacccatgggtgagGCCCGACCTGGAGGGAGTTAGGGTGGGGAAGGGCCGTGCCTGCAAAACCACCTTTGCGGTGACAGGGGCCAGATCAAACATCCTCCCCCCTGCTTTTAAGTGCTGTTCTCTGGCCTCTGCCCCCTCGCGCTGATAAGGACTTCGCTGCGGGGtgcagcgcggcccggccggctcaACGCCCGTTTCGCACCTGCCTTGTTGGGTTTTCCTGGGGGAGCCTCCGAGGTGAGTCAGGCCGGGCTGGCCGGGCGCCCGGCTCAGGAGCGGCGGTGACTCAAGCCAGCTGCCATGCGCGatttttttgtccccccccccctcgccttgGGAATTGTGCAACCTGGGCTGGTCTGCCCGGGGGAacctccccggggtggggggcaaagCCGCCAAGGCGCAGGGGGCcgctgagacccccccccgcccccaaaccccTTTCTCGGTGCGGCGGTGCCCTGGCAGCCTGCGGCATCCTGCCCTTGCGCCTTCCCCCTCCGCTCCGGCCAGCCCCTCCAgcgtgggggggggtgggtgtttggggtggggggggggggaagaaaacggGGAAGCGAAGCCCCGGGCTAATCGCCTCCATCTGGCGCTTTTGGGGGCCCTGAGGAAGCGTGAGTCACGCTCTCGCATCCTGCCGCTGCGCTggcgggaggggccgggggggctggctgcagccgtGCAGCGGAGCCGGGCTGGTGCCAGCCGcgctggcagggtgctggggggggggggaaccaccctGCAGCAGcgaggattccccccccccacacacttcccCTCTCCGTTCCCCGCGGGTGCCAGCACCCACCCTCCCCGCCGTAGGGAagccgcggcggcgccgaggcccCCGCTGCCCCTTTGCATcgggaggggggggaagcgggTGCAGCCCGCCCTGCCCGTTTCTCCCCCCCCTGCCAccaccttcctccctttcccctccctcggCGCACATCTGGATTCAGTTTGGCTCTTGCTAAACAAGGGCCGCacccaggccggccgccccgctcccagccctgagtcacggccgcgctgcccgccgaggcggctcccggccccccccctttccctccccgtGCCTGGTGCATCGGTGCTGGATTTGCATTCGTCGCCGATTTGCATCTAGCACCGAGTTGCATTTATCGCGGCGTTGCATTTATCGCGGCGTTGCATTTCTGCAGCCGGCCAGAGCGGGAGCCCCTTGCGCCGGGCAGGGGGGGGGTCTTTTCCCTGCCTCGGCCTCTTCCCGGCTCCGCATGCAGCCCGGCGTGGGAGGGAGGCGCGAGAGCAACCCTGGGTGCCTCGGCCAAATTCCTGTTTGTTTACTGGCGGCGGCAGGAATGCGAGGAAGGGTTGCAgccgcccggcccagccccagcctgcgAGCGCAGCGCCCGCCGTTGAACCGCGACCGGCGGCTGCTCCGTGCCGAAATCCTTGCTCCGCGGAGGACGGCAATCCGGATCCTCCCCGGCGGGGAGGGAATTGCAGCGCCGCGGGTGAAGCCGGAGCTCGGCGGCTTTTGCAGCCTCCcggtcccccccccttccccggctgcTCCGTGAAAGCACCCAGCGCCTCCCGATTTCGGGGCCGTTTCCCCTTTGCTGCGCTCGCAGCCAGCGGGTGACTCAGCCCCGGGGTGTCCGACGCTGCCAGGGTGGGGGAACAGCCGCGAGCCCTGCGCCCCGTCCCCAAATCAACCCCGAAAAACGCGGGGACGGGCCGGGGGTTCGGCGTTTCCAGCTCGGCCGGCGGCTTCCTTCGGGTCCCTCCTGGGTTTTTCCCGGACCGGAGCGCTGCAACGGCGTCCGcgggtgggtgggggggtcccgtCCCATCCGGGACCGCCGGGTGCTCGCTCGGTTTGTTCTCAGcccggctcttccccccccccccaccccgctttcTCCCCGTGCCAGCGGCTCAAATCTCGCCCCTGCTCTTGGCACCCGGCTCGGGGAAAAAGCCGTGGCCGGACGCCAACTCGGAATCCGAAAAATCcctgccggcggccgcccgcccgccccggtccGCGAGgaccggccccgcggccgcccagtgttgggggggggggtgtcccctcctctccctcctcttcctccttgcgcCCTGTCTCCCACCACCCACCCACCACCCGCCGCTTCCcgtttcctgcccccccccccccaatttggggGGTCATGTCTGTCCCCCTTCCGCTGGGAAAAGCCCGGGTGGGTGCaggcgggtgccccccccccaatacaccCCAAGCGGCCAGGGattaaaccccccccccaaggttaAAAACCAGGCCTCGAATTcgtgcccccccccaaaaaaaaaaccccccggGAGAGATATGGCAGGGAAAGAGCAAGCGGCGGTGAGTCACGCGCGCGGACCGCGCGGCTTGGCTCCGGCCAGCGTCTTTCCGGCTTTATCCGGAGCGCGACGGCGAACGCTCGGCCGAccctccgccggcggggaggggggtttttttttttgggggggggggcgcgtgggAACGGCGCCGGCGAGCGAGCCGATGGGAGAGGCTCCGGCGCGCTTCGCCTCCTCCTTTGATGCCTAAACCTGTCGGACGGTCTGCGGCGGGATGGGCAGGCCGCGGCTCGCGGGCCGCCCGGGGCCTTCGCGCTCCGCTctggcctccctcctcctcctcctcgcccgcgcGTTGTCATACTGCGTCGTCGCGGAGACCGGACCAtaataaatgcaaataatcaGCCGCGGCCGCCGTTGCCAGGAAACTCCGATGACAGTCGCGGAGACACCCGGTGCCCCAGCCAGGGAAACCCCTTCCCTCCGCGGGGGCAGCGCAgccggcgcgcggggggggggggcgtgggaaCCGGGGgggtctcctcttcctcccaccccgaACGCCCGCGTTCGCAAAGCACCCACGCCGGCGTCGCCGCTCGTCCGCCCCGCGACGGTCGGGGCCGGCAGCGAGCAGCGGTCCAGAGCGGCGGGTGggatccggagcgggaacgggccccgtcccggtgcggcgggtgggatccggagcgggaacgcgccccgtccccgtgcggcgggtgggctccggagcgggaac includes these proteins:
- the EEF1G gene encoding elongation factor 1-gamma isoform X2; the protein is MAVAGTLYTYPENWRAFKALIAAQYSGAKIKVLSSPPHFHFGQTNKTPEFLKKFPVGKVPAFEGDDGFCVFESNAIAYYVSNDELRGSTKETAAEIVQWVNFADSDIVPPASTWVFPTLGIMHYNKQATEFAKEEVKRVLGILDSHLKTQTFLVGERVSLADITVVCTLLWLYKQVLEPAFRQPYVNVNRWFVTCLNQPQFKAVLGDVKLCEKMAQFDAKKFAENQPKKDTPKKEKPVKEEKKQEKKEEKKPAPEEELDECDQALAAEPKSKDPFAHLPKSPFVMDEFKRKYSNEDTLTVALPHFWEHFDKEGWSIWYAEYRFPEELTQTFMSCNLITGETAAQLPSRRLVDAAGCLPTDCCSSFPGMFQRLDKLRKNAFASVILFGTNNDSSISGVWVFRGQELAFPLSPDWQVDYESYTWRKLDSDSEECKTLVKEYFMWEGDFKHVGKSFNQGKIFK